The following DNA comes from Methanomassiliicoccales archaeon.
GTGACATTATTCGTAAATGAATTACTTGTCCATCAGCAGAACGAACGTGTCCAGATCATTCGGTATGATGGTATTTGGGAATATTTCCTGCGCTTCTTTTAAAAGCGGTGCGGCGTCCTCGTAGCGGCCGCTGATATGGACCAGGTACAGCGTTCCCACCCCGGCATCCCTGGCCAGGACGGCCGCGTCCATGGCCGTGCTGTGCCGGTACTCCCTGGCCTTAGCCTCAAGGTCAGAGGCCACCGTGGCCTCGTGAACCAGCACGTCCGCCTTCCTGCTGGCCAGGGCCAGCTCTGAGCAGGGGGCGGTGTCCCCGCTGTAGACCACCTTGAGACCCTTTCGGCTCGGCCCCATGACCATGTCCGGCGTGACGACCGTATTGCCAACCTTCACGTTCTCCCCTCGGACCAGCTTAGAGAAGTTTGGTCCTTCTTTGACCCCCAATGATAAAGCCTTCTCCGGTTCGAACCGACCGGGTCGCTCATCCTCTTGGAAGACGAAGCCCAGCGAGGGAATGACGTGGTCGGTGCGGACCGCTTCCACCACATATCCTTCGCCGACCATCGTCTCCTTCGGGTCGAGGTCCTGCCCAGTGACCTCGTATTTGAGGTCGAACTCCCCCAACGTGAGTATCTTTTCGATAAGGTCGGCCGTCCCTTCCGGACCGTACACCTTCAGCGGTGACATCCGGCCGTAGAAGTTCATGGATTGGATAAGCCCAGGCAGGCCCAGGAAGTGGTCCCCGTGATGGTGGCTGATGAATATGGTGGTGATGCGCATGAAGGAGACCGAGGAGGACATCAACTGGCGTTGGGTCCCTTCCCCGCAATCGAACAGCAGCACCTCCGGACCGATGCGCAGTGCGATCGAGACGCAGTTGCGCTTGGTTGTGGGCACGCTGCCGCCGGTCCCCAGGAAGGTCAGGTCCATGTCTCCCCCATTCCGTTTCTAGGCTATTACGCCTTTCTCCTTTTTGACCATATAACGATTGCCTATGATGAACACAAATAAGCCGATTATGGCCAGGGCCGTGGCGATGTACATGGAACCATGATACCCGAGGACGTAAACGGTCGCTCCGCCGACCAGGGCACCGATGATGGCCGAGACGCTCAGAGAGGACTGGAGAAGGCCGGACGCCGTTCCCTTCTCGTCGTTCCTCTCCATCAGATATTTGATAGACCCGACGTACAGGCAGGACCAGGCCGCAGCGATGGACACCTGCATGGGGATGATCTCCTCGGGACTGGTGGCCAGGGTGTACGATGGGAAGGTCAGTATGGAGAACAGGAAACCGGCCATGACCAGATGGTAGGTCTGGAAGCGATCGATGAAGCGCATGAACACGTACTGGCACACGGCGTTTATACCGTATACGAAGCCGATGAAGAGCGGGCTGGCCCCCAGGTCGTATAGGAAGAGCGGGTAGACCACCCATATCATGTTCGCTCCGATATGCCGGAACATGATGGATAGGTAGACTGGGAAGTTGTGCTTGATTATGTGCACGGGGAAGAAAGGCACCTTGTGCATCTTCTCCCCGGTGAAGGTGAGGCGCATGGAGATGAAGTAGGCCGCCAACAGCATCAGCGCGCTCAACAGGAATATCTCATAGTAGACGGCGATCAGTCCGGCGATGAAGTTGCCGATACCGAACCCCAGGCTACCGTAGGCGGTGAACTTGCCTATCTTGCCCTCGTTCTCGTACACGTGGGCCAACAGGGCCGAGGGATATATCCCGGCGCATAGTCCGATAAGTATGCGCACTACAGCGATGGATTCCTTGCTGTCGGCGAACACCAGCAGGAACAGGGCGATGCTGGTGAGTGCCAGCCCTCCTTGCATGTATAACCTGCGACCATGAATGTCCGAAGCTCGACCGAAGATGTAAGATGAGATGAAAAGCGCCAGGTTGAAGGAGGCTGTAATGAGGCCGATCTCCATGATGTTGGCGCCCAGATCGTCCCGCAACATGTTGGGGATGAGCAGGGCGGCGCCGGAAAGACCGGCGCTGGAGAGCACCTGGATGTAACCTGCCTTCATGTCCGAGGTGATTGGTTTGGGGATTTTATCCTTTGCCAATCAGCGGCCCAAGGTCTCGATCTCGCGGCCGTTCTTAGAGAGCTTCTTGTATTCCTTGTAATGCTGTTTGCACAGATGCACCCGTTTCAGTCCTTCGGCGACTTTGAGACCGGCGTCGTCCGCCGCATCGCCAGAGATGGACCTTTCAGCCTCGGCCTCGCATCCCTTTACATCGCAAGGCTTGTTCCCCTTTCTAGCGTGATGTGCTTCCGCCATACACCTGGAAATCCCATGGCGATATAATAGGATTGCCTCTACGGGGATATCATTATGTCCTACTCGAAGAATGAAATTTCATGAGCGAACGCGAGAAGGTATTGATATGTGTCGACGGTTCGGAGAATTCATTACGGGCGGTGGAGTTCGCCCGCGACATGCTCCTTTCCGTGGATTCTTACGTAACCCTCTTAGTTGTGGTCACGCCCATGGACTGTGACTACTTCATGGAGAAGACTGCGCCAGTATGCGACATCGACGGCATCGCCCAGACCAAGTCCCGGGTGGCCGCCTCCCTGCTTGAAGAGGCCGGGGTGAGCTACTGCCTAAGCTCTCAGACCGGGAATCCGACCGAGGCGATCCTGAAGGCCTCGTCAAAACATAAGTTGGTGGTCATAGGGCGAAAGGGCTCGGGCTCCTCGAACTCCATATCCCTCGGGGGCGTGGCCGGGCAGGTCAGTCAGAACATCAAAGTGCCTTTGCTGCTCGTTCCCTGATAGTCCGGCCGAAAGCCGGCATCCAAAGTATTTTTACCCGCACCGCTATCTCCAGATGGTTCAATCGAGGTCATTAAGATGGTCAAGGTAGCCCCGTCGATACTGTCCGCCGACTTCGCCCGACTTGGCGAGGAGGTCCGCCGAGTTCAGGATGCCGGTGCGGACTGGGTGCATATGGACGTCATGGACGGGGTTTTTGTTCCCAACATAACCGTTGGACCGGAGGTCATCAAGGCGCTTCGGCCTCATGCTACGATCCCCTTCGACGTCCACCTGATGATCGAGATGCCTGAGAGGTACATCGACCGGTTCGTGGATAGTGGCGCGGATTATCTGACCGTGCATGTGGAGTCCACGCATGACATCAAAGGCGCATTGCGCCTGATCCGCCAGGCGGGAAAGAGCCCCGGACTGTCTCTGAACCCCGCTACCAGCCTGTCCAAGGTAGAGCCGTTTCTGGACGAGATCGATCTGTTGCTGATCATGACCGTGCAACCCGGTTTCGGCGGACAATCGTTCAAACCGGAAGTGCTGCCTAAGATCGCTCGGGCAGCTGAGCTGCGAAAGGAATTAGGGCTGGAAATGGACATAGAGGTCGATGGCGGCATCGATCGGGACACCGGAAAGAGGTGCGCCGAGGTTGGAGCGACGGTGCTGGCAGCCGGTTCCTCGCTGTTCAAGGCCAAGGACATGAAGGCGGAGATTACTCATTGGCACGGCTTTTGATCTGATGTACTCCAATAGCAAGTATAATAACGGTGAACTGAAATGTAGGGCGAACCTTGTCGTATTTAAGCGATAGGGTTCATACACCGCGTGGGAATGATTCATCCATGGCACGAATAGGCTCTAAGAAATCATTGGTGGCCAAGCTCGGCATCAAAGAAGGACAGAAGATAAGGATAATCAACGCCCCTTCCAAGTACGACGTGGCCTTGGGTCGCCTGCCGAAGAACGTCGTTGAAGCCGGTGGGAACGATTCAGACCTCGATTTCGTCCAATTGTTCACCTCTTCCGAGGATGAGCTAAAGCGGGAGTTCCCCCGCCTCATGCGCTCCTTGAAGAGAGAGGGGATCCTGTGGATATCCTATCCGCGCACCTCCTCCAAGATCGATTCCGACCTGACCGGCTTTATGGTCAGGGAAGTGGGCACCGGTTATGGCATGGCAGAGGTCAAGATATCCTCCCTGGACGAGGATTGGGCCGGCATAAAGTTCGTGAACAAGAAGAAGGACCTGGATTGAGCTCAGTTAAGTTCATATCGAAAGCCTGTCATGGCGGGGTGCTATGTTCATGAACGTTACCGGTCGGCACATGGTCATTTTCATCACGGTCATCGCCCCGTTGCTGTTCCTGCTCGCGGCCCTTTTAATAGAACCGAACATCTGGGTAATGATGTTCGCCATGATATGGTTGGGCGTGGGGCTTATGATGCTCTACATACCCCGGGCCGAGGATTGATCAGGCCTTTCGACCGAAAGCGACCTTTCTTTCTAGGCGGGTTATCCGCACCTTGACCGTCTCACCGGGCGTGGCGTCCGGAACGATTATCACCAATCCGTCAATTTTGCCGATGCCATCACCCCTCTCCCCGATATCGGTGATGTTCACCTCCACGATCTGGCCTTCGGTGACCGGCCTCCTCCCGGCAACGCCACGCTCATCCCGCATGGAATTATCATTGGTCGCTTGGACAATAACTTTATGGCCGGGCGCCATAAAGGTACGGGAACATGGGAGTCAACCTATCTGACCTGGTGGTGGCCAAGGACCTGGAGCCGAGCGAGCTCATGGGCCGCACCGTGGCCATCGACGCCTACAACGCCATATACCAATTCCTGTCGGTGATCCGTCAGCCGGACGGCACTCCGCTGATGGACCCCCGGGGGCGTGTCACCTCCCACCTCGAGGGGTTGCTGAACCGGAACGCCAACTTGGTGGAGATGGGCATCCGCCCTTCCTATGTCTTCGATGGGATCTCCCCGGAGAAGAAGGAGGCCACCATCAGGGAGAGGAGGGAGCGCCGGGAATCGGCCAAGAAGGAGTGGGAACAGGCCAAGGCCGAGGGCGACGTTCGAAAGGCCTATTCCAAGGCCACGCAATCATCGCGCATCACCAATGAGATCGTGCAGTCCTCCCGGATATTGCTCACCCACTTGGGCATCCCGGTCATCCAGGCGCCCGAGGAGGGGGAGGCGCAGGCCGCCTACATGTGCGCCAAGGGCGATGTATGGGCCTCGGCCTCCCAAGACTTCGATTCCCTGCTCTTCGGCGCCCCCCGCCTGATACGCAACCTGACCCTTTCCGGCCGAAGGAAGATGCCGGGGCGGGAAGAATATCGTGATGTGCGCATGCAGATGGTGGACCGCCAGATCACCTTGGACTCCCTGGGCCTGGACGGACGGCAATTGGTAGCCCTCTGTATTTTGGTAGGAACGGACTTCAACCCCGGGGTCATGGGCGTGGGCCCCAAGAAGGCCCTCAAGCTCATCAAGCAGTATGGCACCTTGGCTGGATCGTTAAAATCCATGGGCATGGACATGGAAGACCTGGATAAAGTGGAGAGCATCTTCCTCGATTATGAACGGACCGACGACTACCGTTTGCAATGGGCGCAGCCGGACCGGGCCAAGGTCATGGACATGCTATGCGGGGAGTACGGTTTTTCAGAGAAAAGGGTGACCGGCGCACTGGACAAGTTCTCATCTGGCAAGAAGGACCAACGCCGCCTCGACATGTTCTAAGCATCACAATCTAGTGATAATCCGAAGTGATGGCCAGGACCAAGACATTTAAATGGGTGACCGCTTATAGAGGTGAGATAGGTCAGGGGACGGCGATGATAAAGCAGGTCCAAGGTAGTTATAATCCAATTGAGCTTGAGAATGCGGTGCGAGCCCGTTGGGCCGAGACCGAGGCATATAAGAAGACCAAAGAGCTGAGGGCTGGTGGTCCGGACTTCTATTTCGTGGACGGACCACCGTACACCACTGGTTACATTCACATGGGCACGGCCATGAACAAGACCATCAAGGATCTGATGGTCCGGTTCAAACGGATGCAGAAGTTCAATGTTACCGATACTCCGGGCTACGACATGCACGGGCTGCCCATCGAGGTCAAGGTGGAGAAGTCCATCGGGGTCAAGAACAAGAAGGAGATCGAGGAGTACGGCATAGACCGGTTCGTTGGCATATGCAAGAACTTCGCCCTGGACTTCCAGAAGCAGATGAACGCCGACTTCAAGGAACTGGGCGTGTGGTTCGACTGGGACAAGCCGTACCTTACCATCACCCCGGGGTACATCGAGGCCGCCTGGTGGACGCTCAAGAGGGCCTACGACAAGGGACTGCTGGTCAGAGCCAGCCGCGTTCTTCCCGGATGCCCGCGCTGCGAGACGGCCCTGGCCGAAGCGGAGATCGATTACTGGGACGAGAAGGACCCCTCGATCTACGTCAAGTTCAAACTAAAGGACGACCCCAAGGTCTCGTTGCTCATCTGGACCACCACGCCCTGGACCCTGCCGGCCAATCTGGCCGTGGCCGCCCATCCCGACTTCGAATATGTCAAGGTGCGCTATCGTAGGATAGGGGAGACGGACACCGTCATCCTGCTCAAGGGAAGGGAGGAGGAAATCAAGGACCTGGGCGGCTGGGAGAAATACGAGCTGCTGCAGGTCATCCAGGGCGACGACCTGGTGGGCGTTGAGTACATCACTCCTTTCATCGATGAGGTGCCCTATCAGAATTCGGCCAGCGGCAAGTGGTTGCACAAGGTCATCCCCTCCAAGACGGTCGAGGCCACCAACACTGGCCTGGTGCACATAGCCCCGGGGCATGGCCCCGAGGACTTCGACCTGGGAAAGGAGTTCGGCCTGGAACCCTTCTGTCCAGTGGACGAGGCCGGGAACTTCACCCAATTGGTCGGGGAGAAGTACCAGGGAATGAACATCAAGAAGGCGAACCCCGAACTGCTCAAGGACCTGGAGGAGAAGGACCGCCTGTTCTTCAACGGGCTGATCGAGCACCGCTTCGGTCACTGCTGGAGATGCAAATCTCCAGTGCTCTTCCGCACTACCAGCCAATGGTTCCTGCGAGTGACGCAGGTCAAGAACCAGATGCTGGAGGAGATAGAAAAGGTTCGTTGGACCCCAGACTGGGCCGGGTCGTCCCGAGAGTACGACTGGACCGTCAACGCCCGGGACTGGTGCATATCCCGCCAGAGGTACTGGGGCATACCCATCCCCGTATGGTTGTGCCACTGCGGGGAGATGAAGGTCATCGGGATGGTGGACGAGCTCAAGGGGGCCGAAGGCTTCCGCGAGGACATGGAGCTCCACCGCCCCTGGATAGACGCGGTGAAGCTCACCTGCCCTAAATGCGGCGGGCAGATGAGCCGCGTGCCGGACGTCCTGGACGTCTGGTTCGATTCGGCGGTGGCCTCCTGGGCCCAGCTAGGGTTCCCGGGAAGAACGGACGCCTTCGAGAGGCTGTGGCCGGCCAAGTTCATCGTGGAGGCGCACGATCAGACCCGCGGCTGGTTCTATTCGCAGCTCGCCGCGGGCGTTATCGCCTTCGGACGCGCCCCTTACGAGTCAGTGCTAATGCACGGATGGATGCTGGACAGCCACGGGCTGCCCATGTCCAAGAGCCGGGGCAACGTGGTGGAGCCGGGCAAGGTCATCAAAGAGCACGGAGCCGACGCCCTGCGCTTCTACCTGATCAAGACCTCCGCCCCCTGGGACGACATACCCTTCCAGTTAGAAGGTGTCAAGAACGCCCGGAAGACCCTCAACGTGTTCTGGAATGTGGTCAACTTCGCCACCACCTACATGGCCATCGATAAGTTCGACCCCAAAATCGTAAGCCGGGAGGGAGTGCACGCCCATCTGCGCCAGGAGGACGTATGGCTGATCTCGCGCACCGAGAAGCTGAAGAACGAGGTCACCCGCCAGGTGAACGCCCTCGAGCTGCATAAGGCCGGAAGGGCCATCGAGGATTACATCCTGGACGACCTCTCCCGCTGGTACGTGAGGCTGATACGCGACCGCATGTGGAGCGAGGAAGGCGACTCCGGCAAACTGGCCGCCTACCGCACCTTGTACGATGCCATAATGGACACCACCCTGTTGCTGGCGCCGATCTGCCCCCATCTGGCCGAAGAGATCTACCAGTATATGGACGGCAGCAAGGTCAGCGTGCACATGATGGATTGGCCAGGCAGTGACCTGACCCGAGTGGACGAGCGGCTGGAGAAGACCATGTCCATGGTCCAGGAGATCGTGGACACGGTCACCCGCGAACGCCAGCTCAAGAACGTTAAGCTGCGCTGGCCCATGAAGAGGATCATAATCAAAGTGAACAACAACGACAGCCTGGCCGCCCTGCGGTCCATGGAGGACATACTCCTTTCCCAGTCCAACGTCAAGAAGGTGGAGTACGTGTCCGCGGGCGAGGAATGGTCCGAAACGGTCTTGAACGTCGTCCCCAACCCCCTGGCCATCGGCAAGGTCTATCGCCAGTGGGCCTCCAAGATAGCCGTGCTGCTGCAGAGCCGCCCGGCAACTATGATCAAGGAGAGCATGCAGCGCGGAGAGTACTCCCTCGGGATTGAGGGGCAGCTCATCAAGATCGAGCCGAACATGGTCTCCTTCAACATTTCATTGCCGAAGAACGTCTACGCCGCCACCTTCAGCGGGGGCGAGCTATACCTGGACTTCGAGGTCACCAGGGAGATAGAGGCCGAGGGCTTCGCCCGGGAGATAATCCGCCGGGTGCAGCAGACCCGCAAGGACATGAAGCTGGACGTAGAGGAGTTCGTCAAGGTGGAGGTCACCGCCGAGTCCAAGGTCTCCGAGTACCTGAAGATATGGAAGGCCCACATCATGAGCGAGGTGCGCTCCAAGTCCATGGAGATAGTACCAGAGGTCCACGGGGAGATGGTGGGCAAGTGGGAGATCGAAGGGGAGAAGGTGGACATCGGGGTCAGCTCCCTGAACCTGAAGGATGCGATAAAGGAGCTGACTATGATCCCGGGCATATCCTCAAAGGCCGCCGAGGCGCTGGTGGATGCCGGCGTGCGCAACGCTTCCGACCTCAAGCTGCTGACCGAGGAGCAGATAGAGGAACGAACCAAGCTGAGCAAGCCCGATGTGCGCAAGGTGTTGCATTACTTCGACCGTTCCACGGAGACCTGCAAGGCCGTTCCGGAAGCGGTGGGAAAGGTCCTGAGCAAACCGGAGCTGATGCCCTATCTCATGCGCATACCGCGCATGAACGAGCTGAAGGCCGAGATGCTCTACGATGCTGGCTACGATTCCATAGAAAAGCTGGAGAACGCCAACAAGGACGCTCTGAAGGGCGTGCCGGGCTTAGGCACCAAGACCATCGAGGAGATCACCAAGTACATCGGCGAGGGCGGTTTCCATCGCTGTTCCGTCTGCCCTAAGTGCGGAAGCGCCGTCACGGCGGCCGACCTGATCTGCCCATCATGTAATACCTCGCTGGTGGGCGAGGCAGAGGAAGAGACCGAGGCTACGACCAAAGTGCAGGGGCTCCAGGACGGATACAGCTACCTCATAAAGGACGACCGCTCCGACCGATCCTACCAGCTGTTCATGGACCAGGTCAAGAAGGGCAGCAAAGGTTACTGCGTGACCAGGAACTATCCCCTCAAGATACGAGGGAAATACGAGCTGGGCGACACGCCCATCATCTGGCTGAGCAACGTGGGCAAGGAGGACAGCCTGCGGCCCAAGGACCTCGAGAAGCTCAGCTATTCGTTAGAGCAGTTCCTGAGCAAGGGCAAGGGGGTGGTGTTGCTGGACGGGTTGGAGTACCTGATCACCAACAACAACTTCCTGACCGTGCTACGCTTCGTGCAATCTCTGCGGGACCAGGTGGCCATAAATAGCTCCATCATGCTGATGGTGCTGAACCCCTCCACCCTGGACGCCAACGAGCTGAACCTGCTGGAGAAAGAGGTGGACGGGACCTTATAGGCCGAGCGCTTCCAGCACCTTGCGGAAGCCGGGTACCGTGTCGTACTGCGGGAGCTGGTCCAGGTTCGCCCAGGTGCACTCGGTGTGCTCCCAGTCGAGGGTGACCTTCTCGTCCTCTACTTCGAATAGGAAAGGATATATGGTCCACAGATAGGCCCCGTCGCGCACGCGCAGCGCCTCCGTCCTCTTCTCGATGCGGGCGGTAGTGATGCATGTCTCTTCCATAACCTCTTTTAAGGCGGTCTCTTCCGGCTTCTCGCCGCGCTCGATATAACCGCTGACCGCGGCCCACTTCCCCTTGTTCGTGCCTACCTTCTGGCTGCGCTTTAGGATCAATATCTTCCCTTTACACCGAAGTACACAGGTGACCACCTTCTTCTCCACCAGGTCCATCATGTCCAAGGAATCTCCGTTGACCACGGCGCGGTCGCCCTCCCTGAGAATGGATATGTCCAATAAATCGATCATCGGGATGCCGGCCATGACCGCCCCGGTAGACACGATCGTCTCCGCCTGGGCATTGATTATCGCCGCGGGCAGGTGCCCGTTCTTCTTCAGGTCCATTATGGTATAGGAACCGACGGTCGAGCCTTTTCCGCAGGGGAACACAAGTATGCGTCCGTCGATGTTCTCCCCTTCCCGCCCGGAGGCGACGGTGAACAGACCGGTCACGGGGTCCACTCCTCCCAGGAAGCTGAACGGTTCGTTCATTACCATCATTCTTCCGATCGCTTTGCCGCTGAATATCACACGACCTTTAATCTTCACAAAATCATCTCCAGTAGTTCACGCTGAGAACCGCAGAAAACCTTCTGCGAGCATAGTCCGGGCAAGTAGGCACAGGCCTTCGCCGAATCGCTGGCGGTGACCTTATGCAGTCCTTCGATGGGCGCCACCACCATGCAGGTGTCGCACAGCACCTTCCCGAAACGCTCCAGGACCGCCCGTTCCTTCGGGCATCTTAGCCACACGCCTTTGGAGGTGCAGAACCACACCTCTACGTCGCCCTTCTTGACCTTCCCGTCCAGCTTGGCCGCCAGTTCCTTCATCTCTCTCTCCGAGAGGTGGGGGCAGCCTATGGCTATCAGGTCCGGTTTCGTTCCGGTGCGGAGCCGCTTTACCGTATCCTCCAGGTCCTGGCGGGTTACGCTGAGCGTGGGCAGCCCTGCCAGGGAGGCGGGCTGCTCGGGGGTGACCCCTTCCACCATGAACATGGCCACGGAACCGGAGGCGGCCATGGCCGCCGCCAGCGACTTCAGCCCATTGACGTCGTGGCCCAGGCCGCGGAAGAAAGGCACGCAGGCTCCGAGCTTCCTTCCCACGGTGTGCCCTACTATAGACCATTCGTCCTGGCCTATACCTTCCTCCACCTGCACCACGTGCGTGGCCTTCCGGTTCTGCTCCAAGTGCAGACCGTAGTTAGGCGTGCGACCGGTGATGGCCGCGGCCAGCGCTCCCGGCCCCCCTTCCCGGTTGGTACGAGCCCCGAGGACGGAGTTGGCAAAGGAGAGGGCGGAGGACTCCGCCCAGGCGATATGGTCGCCCACCTTGGGGCGATTGGTCAGCAGATAAGGGGTGCAGGTGCAGTTGATCTCCACTCCCATCTTCTCGTATAAGCTGATGATGTGCAGCTGCCTTTTGGCGAAATGCTCGCTGACCCCCATCTCTTTCCAGCGTTCCGTGTCCATTCCCATGGGATTGAGGGTGGTGGGCACGCATACCTTGGAATCCTTGGCCATCTCTTCAAGGAAATCGATCCCGCCCTCGCCTATGGTCTTGTACGAAACGCCAGAAAGATGCGCGGAGGTGATGGGGATGAGCCGGTCTGCCCTGTAGATCTTGCCGAGGGCCGCCAGCAGCTCCATGGCCTTCTGCTTGCCGCGCCCTTCCTTGCCGGCAAGCATGGACGTCTCTTCGGGGGTCAGTTGCATGATTTCCGAAAACAAGCTCGATGGATAAGTATGTAGTGGAAAATAGTAAAGGAAAGGCGGGCCTGTGGGGATTTGAACCCCAGTTCGAGGCTCCGGAGGCCTCAGTGATATCCAAGCTACAC
Coding sequences within:
- the rnz gene encoding ribonuclease Z, which gives rise to MDLTFLGTGGSVPTTKRNCVSIALRIGPEVLLFDCGEGTQRQLMSSSVSFMRITTIFISHHHGDHFLGLPGLIQSMNFYGRMSPLKVYGPEGTADLIEKILTLGEFDLKYEVTGQDLDPKETMVGEGYVVEAVRTDHVIPSLGFVFQEDERPGRFEPEKALSLGVKEGPNFSKLVRGENVKVGNTVVTPDMVMGPSRKGLKVVYSGDTAPCSELALASRKADVLVHEATVASDLEAKAREYRHSTAMDAAVLARDAGVGTLYLVHISGRYEDAAPLLKEAQEIFPNTIIPNDLDTFVLLMDK
- a CDS encoding MFS transporter, whose protein sequence is MKAGYIQVLSSAGLSGAALLIPNMLRDDLGANIMEIGLITASFNLALFISSYIFGRASDIHGRRLYMQGGLALTSIALFLLVFADSKESIAVVRILIGLCAGIYPSALLAHVYENEGKIGKFTAYGSLGFGIGNFIAGLIAVYYEIFLLSALMLLAAYFISMRLTFTGEKMHKVPFFPVHIIKHNFPVYLSIMFRHIGANMIWVVYPLFLYDLGASPLFIGFVYGINAVCQYVFMRFIDRFQTYHLVMAGFLFSILTFPSYTLATSPEEIIPMQVSIAAAWSCLYVGSIKYLMERNDEKGTASGLLQSSLSVSAIIGALVGGATVYVLGYHGSMYIATALAIIGLFVFIIGNRYMVKKEKGVIA
- a CDS encoding universal stress protein — encoded protein: MSEREKVLICVDGSENSLRAVEFARDMLLSVDSYVTLLVVVTPMDCDYFMEKTAPVCDIDGIAQTKSRVAASLLEEAGVSYCLSSQTGNPTEAILKASSKHKLVVIGRKGSGSSNSISLGGVAGQVSQNIKVPLLLVP
- the rpe gene encoding ribulose-phosphate 3-epimerase; the encoded protein is MVKVAPSILSADFARLGEEVRRVQDAGADWVHMDVMDGVFVPNITVGPEVIKALRPHATIPFDVHLMIEMPERYIDRFVDSGADYLTVHVESTHDIKGALRLIRQAGKSPGLSLNPATSLSKVEPFLDEIDLLLIMTVQPGFGGQSFKPEVLPKIARAAELRKELGLEMDIEVDGGIDRDTGKRCAEVGATVLAAGSSLFKAKDMKAEITHWHGF
- a CDS encoding TRAM domain-containing protein, which translates into the protein MRDERGVAGRRPVTEGQIVEVNITDIGERGDGIGKIDGLVIIVPDATPGETVKVRITRLERKVAFGRKA
- the fen gene encoding flap endonuclease-1, producing MGVNLSDLVVAKDLEPSELMGRTVAIDAYNAIYQFLSVIRQPDGTPLMDPRGRVTSHLEGLLNRNANLVEMGIRPSYVFDGISPEKKEATIRERRERRESAKKEWEQAKAEGDVRKAYSKATQSSRITNEIVQSSRILLTHLGIPVIQAPEEGEAQAAYMCAKGDVWASASQDFDSLLFGAPRLIRNLTLSGRRKMPGREEYRDVRMQMVDRQITLDSLGLDGRQLVALCILVGTDFNPGVMGVGPKKALKLIKQYGTLAGSLKSMGMDMEDLDKVESIFLDYERTDDYRLQWAQPDRAKVMDMLCGEYGFSEKRVTGALDKFSSGKKDQRRLDMF
- the ileS gene encoding isoleucine--tRNA ligase; amino-acid sequence: MIKQVQGSYNPIELENAVRARWAETEAYKKTKELRAGGPDFYFVDGPPYTTGYIHMGTAMNKTIKDLMVRFKRMQKFNVTDTPGYDMHGLPIEVKVEKSIGVKNKKEIEEYGIDRFVGICKNFALDFQKQMNADFKELGVWFDWDKPYLTITPGYIEAAWWTLKRAYDKGLLVRASRVLPGCPRCETALAEAEIDYWDEKDPSIYVKFKLKDDPKVSLLIWTTTPWTLPANLAVAAHPDFEYVKVRYRRIGETDTVILLKGREEEIKDLGGWEKYELLQVIQGDDLVGVEYITPFIDEVPYQNSASGKWLHKVIPSKTVEATNTGLVHIAPGHGPEDFDLGKEFGLEPFCPVDEAGNFTQLVGEKYQGMNIKKANPELLKDLEEKDRLFFNGLIEHRFGHCWRCKSPVLFRTTSQWFLRVTQVKNQMLEEIEKVRWTPDWAGSSREYDWTVNARDWCISRQRYWGIPIPVWLCHCGEMKVIGMVDELKGAEGFREDMELHRPWIDAVKLTCPKCGGQMSRVPDVLDVWFDSAVASWAQLGFPGRTDAFERLWPAKFIVEAHDQTRGWFYSQLAAGVIAFGRAPYESVLMHGWMLDSHGLPMSKSRGNVVEPGKVIKEHGADALRFYLIKTSAPWDDIPFQLEGVKNARKTLNVFWNVVNFATTYMAIDKFDPKIVSREGVHAHLRQEDVWLISRTEKLKNEVTRQVNALELHKAGRAIEDYILDDLSRWYVRLIRDRMWSEEGDSGKLAAYRTLYDAIMDTTLLLAPICPHLAEEIYQYMDGSKVSVHMMDWPGSDLTRVDERLEKTMSMVQEIVDTVTRERQLKNVKLRWPMKRIIIKVNNNDSLAALRSMEDILLSQSNVKKVEYVSAGEEWSETVLNVVPNPLAIGKVYRQWASKIAVLLQSRPATMIKESMQRGEYSLGIEGQLIKIEPNMVSFNISLPKNVYAATFSGGELYLDFEVTREIEAEGFAREIIRRVQQTRKDMKLDVEEFVKVEVTAESKVSEYLKIWKAHIMSEVRSKSMEIVPEVHGEMVGKWEIEGEKVDIGVSSLNLKDAIKELTMIPGISSKAAEALVDAGVRNASDLKLLTEEQIEERTKLSKPDVRKVLHYFDRSTETCKAVPEAVGKVLSKPELMPYLMRIPRMNELKAEMLYDAGYDSIEKLENANKDALKGVPGLGTKTIEEITKYIGEGGFHRCSVCPKCGSAVTAADLICPSCNTSLVGEAEEETEATTKVQGLQDGYSYLIKDDRSDRSYQLFMDQVKKGSKGYCVTRNYPLKIRGKYELGDTPIIWLSNVGKEDSLRPKDLEKLSYSLEQFLSKGKGVVLLDGLEYLITNNNFLTVLRFVQSLRDQVAINSSIMLMVLNPSTLDANELNLLEKEVDGTL
- a CDS encoding DUF126 domain-containing protein, translated to MKIKGRVIFSGKAIGRMMVMNEPFSFLGGVDPVTGLFTVASGREGENIDGRILVFPCGKGSTVGSYTIMDLKKNGHLPAAIINAQAETIVSTGAVMAGIPMIDLLDISILREGDRAVVNGDSLDMMDLVEKKVVTCVLRCKGKILILKRSQKVGTNKGKWAAVSGYIERGEKPEETALKEVMEETCITTARIEKRTEALRVRDGAYLWTIYPFLFEVEDEKVTLDWEHTECTWANLDQLPQYDTVPGFRKVLEALGL
- a CDS encoding aconitase X catalytic domain-containing protein, with the translated sequence MQLTPEETSMLAGKEGRGKQKAMELLAALGKIYRADRLIPITSAHLSGVSYKTIGEGGIDFLEEMAKDSKVCVPTTLNPMGMDTERWKEMGVSEHFAKRQLHIISLYEKMGVEINCTCTPYLLTNRPKVGDHIAWAESSALSFANSVLGARTNREGGPGALAAAITGRTPNYGLHLEQNRKATHVVQVEEGIGQDEWSIVGHTVGRKLGACVPFFRGLGHDVNGLKSLAAAMAASGSVAMFMVEGVTPEQPASLAGLPTLSVTRQDLEDTVKRLRTGTKPDLIAIGCPHLSEREMKELAAKLDGKVKKGDVEVWFCTSKGVWLRCPKERAVLERFGKVLCDTCMVVAPIEGLHKVTASDSAKACAYLPGLCSQKVFCGSQRELLEMIL